In the Opitutaceae bacterium genome, one interval contains:
- a CDS encoding FG-GAP-like repeat-containing protein has product MSVTARDSPAARSARTFGQVIAIALTVVTSTVPSTLRAGDPNGLVKAPLSLQPASEAPTLFSELSAAETGVVTENNYADPRMWWELYQEFSVGAMGTGVAIGDYDHDGRPDLFIVSKTESCRLFRNLGKWKFEDVTEAAGVADQDKDAAVWKQGAVFVDIDNDGRLDLYLCRFGAPNRLYMNQGDGSFTEEAAQRGLAVADASGMAAFADYDRDGWLDLYLQTNLLDVTKEPEGQPDRLFHNRGDGSFEEVGLPAGISGRSQGHSAIWWDYDDDGWPDLYVANDFAPPDRLYRNNRDGTFTDVIDRVVPHTPYSSMGSDLGDINNDGWMDLMVADMSASTHEADQRGMADSRVRSALSTPDDGSATAPQFLRNALYLNTGTGRCLEAATLAGLGATDWTWSIRWEDLDNDGWIDIHVTNGMNREQHNADLLMSMMTAESPTERIRLMRESPILAERNLVFRNHGNLVFEETGTRWGLGKSGVSFGAAFGDLDGDGDLDLVHTNYQEGATVLRNESPSGHRVIIELRGTRSNRFGLGARVRIKTRSGTQVRQLTSARGYLSSSEPIVHFGLGDEETIDQLIIDWPSGHRQEFSDLAADQRLTITEPDEPVHSTTDDPAVEVRQFTEVGEAIGFSLQSREAAVDGTMPQPLLPVRLHRRGPALAVGDLTGDGMDDLVLGGTPTDPARILVTGTAGRFTPVNPPGFVETSPLNDGPILVFDANGDGRNDLLITRGGANLPAGAPAYQPRLFLNTGQGLAPAPKDALPRLTMSVGTVVSADFNRDGKLDLFIGARVLPGLYPLAPRSALLLNRGGRFEDATDTLAPGLRQIGMVTAALWSDVDDDGWIDLLIAVEWGGVSFWKNRDGAGFADVSTESGFSASGSGWWTSLTAADFNGDGRTDYVAGNLGLNTLHQPTPDHPSLLYFGDFSGNGTDEIVEGYFEVDKLYPRRTRAELGRRIRPILKRFPRNDTFAAATLDEIFGADDLATAERFAATEARSGVFLSQADGTHLFSPLPRIAQIAPLQGIAAGDVDGDGHADIYALQNSYAPDLSIGRFDGGISQLLKGDGNGTFSPVAPVKSRLIVPGDAKALVVADFDDNGWPDFLVTRNNGTTLAFRNRGTPGHHAFQVRLKGPPGNPTGIGARITVILADGTLQCGEIHAGSGLVSQSTAGVFFGFAEGNPPREIRIRWPDGEETRPSFEPGKARVVYDF; this is encoded by the coding sequence ATGTCCGTCACCGCCCGCGACTCCCCGGCTGCCCGCTCCGCAAGGACCTTCGGACAGGTGATCGCCATCGCGCTCACCGTCGTCACCTCGACCGTCCCCTCCACCCTCCGGGCGGGGGACCCCAACGGACTCGTCAAAGCCCCCCTTTCCCTTCAACCCGCATCAGAGGCCCCAACCCTGTTTTCCGAACTCTCTGCGGCCGAAACCGGAGTTGTCACGGAAAACAACTACGCCGACCCAAGGATGTGGTGGGAGCTCTACCAGGAGTTTTCGGTCGGAGCGATGGGCACCGGGGTGGCCATCGGCGACTACGACCACGATGGACGGCCCGACCTCTTCATCGTCAGCAAGACGGAGAGCTGTCGTCTTTTCCGCAATCTCGGCAAATGGAAGTTCGAGGACGTGACCGAGGCCGCCGGTGTAGCCGACCAGGATAAGGACGCGGCCGTCTGGAAGCAGGGTGCGGTGTTTGTCGACATCGACAACGACGGTCGACTCGACCTTTACCTCTGCCGGTTCGGCGCACCCAACCGCCTCTACATGAATCAGGGCGACGGCTCCTTCACCGAGGAAGCCGCCCAACGGGGTCTCGCGGTGGCCGACGCCAGCGGGATGGCCGCCTTCGCCGATTACGACCGGGACGGATGGCTCGACCTCTACCTGCAGACCAATCTGCTCGACGTGACGAAAGAGCCCGAGGGCCAGCCCGATCGCCTCTTTCACAATCGGGGAGACGGGTCCTTTGAGGAAGTCGGCTTGCCGGCCGGCATTTCGGGCCGGAGCCAGGGACACTCCGCCATCTGGTGGGACTATGACGACGACGGTTGGCCCGACCTCTATGTCGCCAACGATTTCGCCCCTCCCGACCGTCTCTACCGGAACAACCGGGACGGCACCTTCACCGATGTCATCGACCGGGTCGTCCCCCATACGCCCTATTCTTCGATGGGGTCGGACCTCGGGGATATCAATAATGATGGCTGGATGGACCTGATGGTGGCGGACATGTCGGCGAGCACCCACGAAGCCGACCAGCGCGGGATGGCCGATTCGCGGGTCCGCAGTGCCCTCTCCACCCCCGACGACGGCTCCGCGACCGCCCCCCAGTTTCTTCGGAACGCCCTTTACCTGAATACCGGGACCGGGCGTTGTCTCGAGGCCGCCACCCTGGCCGGTCTCGGGGCCACGGACTGGACCTGGTCCATCCGCTGGGAGGACCTCGACAACGACGGCTGGATCGATATCCACGTGACCAACGGCATGAACCGGGAGCAGCATAACGCGGATCTGCTCATGAGCATGATGACTGCGGAAAGTCCGACGGAGCGAATCCGCCTGATGCGGGAAAGCCCGATCCTGGCGGAGCGAAACCTGGTCTTTCGCAATCACGGAAACCTTGTCTTTGAGGAGACCGGGACCCGTTGGGGTCTGGGCAAGTCAGGCGTGAGTTTCGGAGCGGCTTTCGGAGATCTCGACGGGGATGGCGACCTCGATCTCGTCCATACCAACTACCAGGAGGGCGCCACCGTTCTGCGTAATGAATCCCCCTCGGGCCATCGCGTGATCATCGAGCTGCGCGGCACCCGCTCCAACCGATTCGGGCTCGGCGCCCGCGTCAGGATCAAAACCCGTTCGGGAACACAGGTGCGCCAGCTCACCTCGGCCCGCGGTTATCTTTCCAGCAGCGAACCCATTGTCCATTTCGGTCTGGGCGATGAGGAAACCATCGATCAACTGATCATTGATTGGCCAAGTGGTCATCGGCAGGAATTCAGTGATCTCGCCGCCGACCAACGCCTGACCATCACCGAACCGGATGAACCCGTCCATTCGACGACGGATGACCCTGCCGTGGAAGTCAGGCAATTCACGGAGGTCGGCGAAGCCATCGGATTCTCCCTGCAGTCGCGGGAGGCTGCCGTCGATGGCACCATGCCCCAACCCCTGCTGCCCGTTCGGCTCCACCGCCGGGGACCGGCATTGGCCGTCGGCGACCTGACCGGAGACGGCATGGATGACCTCGTCCTGGGAGGAACCCCGACCGATCCCGCCCGTATCCTGGTGACCGGGACCGCCGGCCGGTTCACCCCGGTCAATCCGCCCGGATTCGTGGAGACCTCTCCGCTGAATGACGGCCCCATCCTGGTTTTCGACGCCAACGGAGACGGGCGGAATGATCTTCTGATAACCCGAGGCGGCGCCAATTTGCCCGCCGGGGCCCCCGCCTACCAACCCAGGCTTTTCCTGAATACCGGGCAGGGCCTCGCTCCCGCCCCCAAGGATGCCCTCCCGAGGCTGACCATGAGCGTCGGCACGGTGGTGTCCGCCGACTTCAACCGGGACGGAAAGCTCGATCTCTTCATCGGCGCACGGGTGCTGCCGGGACTCTACCCCCTCGCCCCGCGGAGCGCGCTTCTGCTGAACCGAGGTGGACGATTCGAAGATGCAACCGACACCCTCGCCCCCGGCCTGCGCCAGATCGGGATGGTCACTGCCGCCCTCTGGAGCGATGTCGATGATGACGGATGGATCGACCTGCTCATCGCAGTGGAATGGGGCGGCGTCTCCTTCTGGAAAAACCGTGACGGGGCGGGCTTCGCAGACGTCTCAACCGAATCCGGGTTTTCCGCCTCCGGGTCGGGCTGGTGGACCTCCCTGACCGCGGCCGACTTCAACGGCGACGGGAGGACCGATTATGTGGCCGGTAATCTCGGATTGAATACGCTTCATCAACCGACGCCAGACCACCCTTCCCTTCTCTACTTCGGCGATTTTTCCGGAAACGGAACCGACGAGATCGTCGAGGGCTATTTCGAAGTGGACAAGCTCTATCCCAGGAGGACCCGGGCCGAACTCGGACGACGAATCCGGCCGATTCTCAAAAGATTTCCGCGCAACGACACCTTCGCCGCCGCCACCCTCGATGAGATCTTCGGCGCAGACGATCTGGCAACGGCGGAGCGCTTCGCCGCCACCGAGGCCCGCAGTGGTGTATTCCTCAGTCAGGCCGACGGAACCCACCTCTTCAGCCCACTCCCGCGCATCGCTCAGATCGCCCCCCTTCAGGGCATCGCGGCCGGCGACGTCGACGGCGACGGTCATGCCGATATCTACGCGCTTCAGAACTCCTACGCACCCGATCTTTCGATCGGTCGGTTTGATGGTGGTATCAGCCAGCTTCTCAAAGGAGATGGAAACGGGACTTTCAGCCCAGTCGCCCCGGTCAAGAGCCGGCTGATCGTACCCGGCGATGCCAAGGCCCTTGTCGTTGCGGATTTCGACGACAACGGATGGCCCGATTTCCTCGTCACCCGAAACAACGGGACAACCCTGGCCTTCCGGAACCGAGGAACTCCCGGGCACCACGCATTCCAAGTCAGACTGAAGGGGCCTCCGGGAAATCCGACCGGCATCGGGGCCCGCATCACGGTGATTCTCGCCGACGGCACTCTCCAGTGCGGCGAAATCCATGCCGGATCGGGTCTGGTCAGTCAGTCGACTGCGGGGGTCTTTTTCGGTTTCGCCGAGGGTAACCCGCCGCGAGAAATCCGAATCCGCTGGCCCGATGGGGAAGAAACCCGACCTTCGTTCGAGCCCGGGAAAGCACGGGTGGTCTACGACTTCTGA
- a CDS encoding FG-GAP-like repeat-containing protein, with protein MKTVSQRSALAFCAGILIAQHTLFAGASANLESTPFAARSGPGEGMGFSLIPPEVSGLRNENPYDDPRMWGALYTEFSAGAIGTGVAVADVDRDGWVDLYIVNKCRPNQLFRQVAPFRFEDVTAEAGVAGPVDDAWKTGATFADVNNDGFPDLYVCRFNAPNLLFLNDGNGVFTEAAAEAGLDLVSGSVVGAFEDYDRDGWLDVFVAANVLNATASPDGEVSHLYRNRGDGTFEDVSVPAGISRDPAHTHSANWFDANGDGWADLYIANDFSAPDFLYRNNGDGTFTEVTASALAHIPWFSMGSDAADINNDGLFDFIVADMAGTTHFKSKVTMGDMGGLVDYMDMLVTPQYMKNAVFVNSGTDRFWEVAKMTGMSSTDWTWSLRFEDLDNDGWVDLHVTNGMVRSFTNSDLLNVMKTLGSQEERAAVMKASPPLNETNLTFRNLGDLRFQKVQKEWGLDHTGVSYGSALADFDRDGDLDLVYTNVDAPVSLYRNDGAKGHSITIRLKGTSDNRFGMGAQAVIHTANGVQTRRLTVARGALSSSEPIMHFGLGDEGVVTQLEIHWPNGQIQTFHDLPAGHQYVITEPNDRPVEPAPAVESRPVTGGLFADQAKAIGIDFVNTERVFNDMVRQSLLPHRMNTLGGGMAWGDADGDGSADLFLAGAAGVAGALFLNDGNGHFARSPHAQPWDASTELEEMAAVWVDLNVDGALDLVVSSGSVEAEPGSDLYRSRVYLNDGQGRFSEVPAGGLKMPSFSAGVVTAADYDLDGDLDLFIGGRVVPGEYPTAPVSVLLENRDGNLVDVTSAICPQLERIGMVTAALWTDVDRDGRPDLLLAGEWMSLRLFLNQEPFLEATAEAGLDQVTGWWNSLAAADLNRDGAIDYIAGNVGLNTKYHASAEHPAQIYYVDFEGTGRPQIIEGKFEGENLYPVRGRSCSSLAMPSLKEKFPTFNEFASALLPEIYTPEKLDGSLHLSANELASGVFLNDGSGHFAFRPLPRMAQTAPVFGVVAADFTGDGQTDLFLAQNFNGPQVETGRYDGGLSLILVGDGTGGFVPMTPAQSGIAISGEGRAATLGDWNLDGWPDLMVTRTNEPVLALTHRGSVAAGSFSVALKGSTGNPSAVGARITAHFEDGSVESAEINSGSGYLSQSEPVVFFGYALANPPVSIDVNWPDGSESTHPFVRGVPRMVLSR; from the coding sequence ATGAAGACCGTATCCCAACGTTCAGCTCTGGCCTTCTGTGCCGGAATCCTCATTGCCCAGCATACTCTGTTCGCCGGAGCCAGCGCGAATCTGGAATCCACGCCCTTTGCAGCCCGAAGCGGTCCGGGGGAGGGCATGGGCTTTTCCCTGATCCCGCCTGAGGTATCCGGCCTCCGGAATGAAAATCCCTATGATGATCCGCGGATGTGGGGTGCGCTCTACACTGAGTTCTCCGCCGGGGCGATCGGAACCGGCGTGGCCGTAGCCGATGTGGACAGGGACGGTTGGGTGGATCTCTATATTGTCAACAAGTGTCGCCCGAATCAGCTCTTCCGACAGGTGGCACCATTCAGGTTCGAGGATGTGACGGCGGAGGCGGGCGTGGCCGGACCGGTCGACGACGCCTGGAAGACCGGGGCGACCTTTGCCGATGTCAACAACGACGGATTTCCCGACCTCTACGTCTGCCGTTTCAATGCGCCCAATCTTCTTTTCCTCAACGACGGGAATGGAGTCTTCACCGAGGCCGCCGCGGAGGCGGGGCTCGATCTGGTATCGGGCAGCGTGGTCGGCGCCTTCGAGGATTACGACCGGGACGGGTGGCTCGATGTCTTTGTCGCGGCCAACGTCCTTAACGCCACGGCTTCCCCGGACGGGGAGGTCTCGCATCTCTACAGAAACCGTGGCGACGGCACTTTTGAGGACGTCTCCGTTCCCGCGGGTATCTCCCGAGACCCCGCCCACACCCATTCGGCGAACTGGTTCGACGCTAACGGCGACGGCTGGGCCGACCTCTACATCGCCAATGATTTCTCCGCACCCGATTTCCTGTATCGGAATAACGGGGATGGAACATTCACCGAGGTGACGGCATCGGCGCTCGCCCACATCCCATGGTTTTCCATGGGCTCGGATGCAGCCGACATCAACAATGACGGGCTCTTCGATTTCATCGTGGCCGACATGGCCGGCACCACCCATTTCAAGTCAAAGGTCACCATGGGCGACATGGGCGGGCTGGTCGATTACATGGACATGCTGGTCACCCCGCAGTATATGAAGAACGCGGTCTTCGTTAACTCCGGAACCGACCGGTTCTGGGAAGTGGCCAAAATGACCGGGATGAGCAGCACCGACTGGACCTGGTCCCTGAGGTTTGAGGACCTGGACAACGACGGCTGGGTCGATCTCCACGTGACCAACGGGATGGTTCGCAGCTTCACCAATTCCGACCTTCTCAACGTGATGAAGACTCTGGGCAGTCAGGAAGAGCGGGCCGCGGTCATGAAGGCCAGTCCGCCGTTGAACGAGACCAACCTGACCTTCCGCAATCTCGGCGACCTGCGATTCCAGAAGGTGCAGAAGGAATGGGGGCTCGATCATACCGGGGTCAGCTATGGTTCGGCCCTGGCGGACTTCGACCGGGACGGCGATCTCGACCTGGTCTACACCAACGTGGATGCTCCGGTCAGCCTTTACCGGAATGACGGAGCGAAAGGACACTCGATCACCATCCGGCTCAAGGGAACATCCGACAATCGATTCGGAATGGGCGCGCAGGCTGTCATCCATACGGCCAACGGCGTACAGACGCGCCGCCTCACGGTGGCCCGCGGCGCGCTCTCCTCCTCGGAGCCCATCATGCATTTCGGCCTCGGTGACGAAGGGGTGGTGACGCAGCTCGAGATCCACTGGCCGAATGGGCAGATCCAGACATTCCACGACCTTCCGGCCGGTCATCAATACGTGATCACGGAGCCGAACGATCGTCCAGTTGAGCCGGCGCCTGCGGTGGAGAGCCGTCCGGTGACTGGCGGACTCTTTGCCGACCAGGCCAAGGCGATCGGTATCGACTTTGTGAACACGGAACGCGTCTTCAACGATATGGTCCGGCAGTCACTTCTGCCCCATCGGATGAACACGCTGGGCGGAGGCATGGCCTGGGGTGATGCCGACGGCGACGGGTCGGCCGATCTGTTCCTGGCAGGGGCGGCGGGTGTGGCGGGCGCACTCTTCCTCAACGACGGGAACGGACACTTTGCCCGATCGCCTCATGCCCAACCCTGGGACGCATCGACCGAACTGGAGGAAATGGCGGCTGTCTGGGTCGATCTCAACGTGGATGGCGCTCTCGATCTGGTCGTCAGTTCCGGAAGCGTTGAAGCGGAGCCGGGAAGTGATCTCTACCGTAGCCGGGTCTATCTCAATGACGGTCAGGGGCGGTTTTCGGAAGTTCCGGCGGGCGGTCTGAAGATGCCCTCTTTCAGTGCCGGGGTTGTCACGGCGGCCGACTACGACCTGGATGGCGATCTCGATCTGTTCATTGGCGGACGGGTTGTTCCGGGTGAATACCCGACGGCGCCTGTCTCCGTCCTTCTGGAAAACCGGGACGGAAACCTGGTTGACGTGACTTCGGCCATCTGTCCGCAGTTGGAGCGGATTGGCATGGTCACAGCCGCGCTCTGGACGGATGTGGACCGGGATGGCCGCCCGGATCTGCTTCTTGCCGGTGAGTGGATGTCGCTCCGACTCTTCCTGAACCAGGAGCCCTTTCTGGAAGCGACTGCCGAAGCGGGCCTCGATCAGGTCACAGGTTGGTGGAATTCCCTCGCGGCTGCCGACCTCAATCGGGATGGGGCCATCGACTATATCGCCGGAAACGTCGGACTGAACACCAAGTACCACGCTTCGGCTGAGCACCCGGCGCAGATCTACTACGTCGATTTCGAAGGCACCGGCCGCCCACAAATCATCGAAGGGAAATTTGAAGGGGAGAATCTCTATCCCGTCCGTGGGCGCAGCTGCAGCTCGCTCGCGATGCCGAGTCTGAAGGAGAAGTTTCCGACCTTCAATGAGTTCGCCAGCGCCCTGCTGCCTGAAATCTACACTCCGGAAAAGCTTGATGGTTCGCTTCACCTGAGCGCGAACGAACTGGCCTCAGGCGTTTTCCTCAACGACGGTTCGGGCCATTTTGCCTTTAGGCCCCTTCCGCGGATGGCCCAGACCGCACCGGTCTTTGGCGTGGTGGCGGCGGACTTCACCGGGGATGGGCAGACCGATTTGTTTCTGGCCCAGAACTTCAATGGGCCGCAGGTCGAGACCGGTCGCTATGACGGAGGGCTCAGCCTGATTCTGGTCGGCGACGGGACCGGCGGATTCGTCCCGATGACGCCGGCGCAAAGTGGAATAGCCATAAGCGGCGAGGGCAGGGCGGCCACCCTTGGCGATTGGAATCTTGACGGGTGGCCTGATCTGATGGTCACCCGGACCAATGAACCGGTACTCGCCCTGACTCACCGGGGGTCGGTGGCGGCTGGTTCTTTTTCCGTCGCCCTGAAGGGTTCGACGGGCAACCCGTCCGCAGTGGGGGCGCGAATCACCGCGCACTTCGAGGATGGTTCGGTGGAGTCCGCTGAGATCAACTCGGGATCCGGCTATCTGTCTCAATCCGAACCGGTCGTTTTCTTTGGCTATGCGCTGGCCAATCCACCGGTCTCGATAGACGTGAACTGGCCTGATGGTTCGGAAAGCACCCATCCGTTTGTTCGAGGGGTCCCGCGGATGGTTTTGTCGCGTTAA
- a CDS encoding TonB-dependent receptor plug domain-containing protein: protein MKKSLLQKSIPAMTFLAVFALALPARMAAQAVATPPPAAATEDDEEIVELSPFVIDADEDADSYAATASLAGTRLRTDLKDVGSAIQVVTQKFLTDTNSKNSADLLVYTTNTEVAGQGGNFSGLGDGAVLADGGYVEPVPNTRIRGLAAADNVRDFFLTDIPWDAYNVGRVDLQRGPNSILFGIGSPAGIINSSINTASFKDLNKVELQIGSFGSYRGSFDVDKVFLEDELAVRVAGLWDATQYKQDPAYKDDHRLYGAVRWEPKALAKNGMKTSLRANYENGSIEGISPRLTPPQDAISPWFQGMGKATYPWQDANQLTDRANARYSPYVGAAGQRIWDGQVVAFEADSTSQSLMFAASAYNWPTQPTTEFDNTTNGSYKGIQTYNQIGTNLRKPGWTISPYKSKSITDPEIFDFYNNLIDGENRGNWNDFDAYNINLSQTFMDNKIGIELAYDHQDSDWGYKNFLAWDAAAITVDIMETLIDGSPNPNVGRPMVIAGGGSAGSGKTNRVRDSYRGTAFAEVNFQDIMNSDTGMAKLLGRHIFTASLAQQANETVSTNWNNWFVGTGYGPTANSSVGQASRDAVTVSYLGDRIPSNAASASGLHLPRITAIQEPVSANIMQWNTDAADFISYSVPIVNPNDPSYNDDTRPYTQARKYKDEIDSTTLVWQGWFFDGSIVPMVGWRKDKAKSYDAGSPNKVGGLVTNFADPSFQIPSEPNNTVEGDTTTWSVVGRLPRAMVADLPYGLDFSVFYSESSNFQPDASRKDIVGQPVPSPSGETQDYGFTVSALQNRVSLKVNWYKTSVTNATLSGELGNSYLIGAGEAWSNVHAQRINRDINGQGYDSWENFGTTTDGKILRWEPANADRVDPSRGFNGDPNSPDYNPYTQAAIDAQYAVMVASVKDFLAKAPSADFKQAWGMTDWDTGGGSWSMNTVAVTGDTVSEGVEFELTAQPVNGLQISINASKTDAKRVKIGKAYSDWIEQRYQDYQGPMGDMRMWGGGNWALDVGSGGTLLDKFNNETYPAYKLALALNDSSVPELRPWRFNLVTNYGFQEGPLKGANIGLGYRWVDKNVTGFPLNSTDDGYDVNNPYYGSPEDAFDLWAGYGFNIFSDKVKMRVQFNVRNVTGDDSLVPVTVQPDGSPAAYRIAEPRTFTLNTTFEF from the coding sequence ATGAAAAAATCCCTATTGCAGAAGAGTATTCCAGCGATGACTTTCCTCGCTGTTTTTGCCCTTGCGCTTCCAGCAAGGATGGCCGCCCAGGCGGTGGCGACTCCACCACCGGCTGCCGCGACCGAAGACGATGAAGAAATTGTCGAGTTGTCGCCCTTTGTCATCGATGCCGACGAAGACGCCGACAGCTATGCGGCCACGGCCTCGCTTGCCGGAACCCGCCTTCGAACCGATCTGAAGGACGTGGGATCCGCCATCCAGGTGGTGACCCAGAAATTCCTCACGGACACCAATTCGAAGAATTCCGCCGACCTCCTCGTGTATACAACCAACACGGAAGTGGCCGGGCAGGGTGGTAATTTCTCCGGCCTGGGTGACGGCGCGGTCCTGGCAGACGGCGGATATGTCGAGCCGGTTCCGAACACACGCATCCGCGGATTGGCTGCGGCGGACAATGTCCGTGACTTCTTCCTCACCGATATTCCCTGGGATGCCTACAATGTCGGACGCGTTGATCTGCAGCGCGGTCCGAACTCGATTCTTTTCGGTATCGGTTCACCGGCCGGCATCATCAACAGCAGCATCAATACGGCCAGCTTCAAGGATCTGAACAAGGTCGAGCTCCAGATCGGCAGTTTTGGATCCTACCGGGGTTCGTTTGACGTGGACAAGGTCTTCCTCGAGGACGAACTGGCGGTTCGCGTGGCGGGATTGTGGGATGCGACCCAGTACAAGCAGGACCCGGCCTATAAGGACGATCACCGGCTCTACGGTGCCGTGCGCTGGGAGCCGAAGGCCCTGGCCAAGAACGGCATGAAGACCTCCTTGCGCGCCAATTATGAGAACGGATCGATTGAGGGGATCAGCCCTCGCCTGACTCCGCCGCAGGATGCGATCAGCCCCTGGTTCCAGGGAATGGGCAAGGCGACCTATCCTTGGCAGGACGCCAATCAGCTGACCGATCGGGCCAACGCCCGCTACTCCCCGTATGTCGGCGCGGCCGGACAGCGTATCTGGGACGGCCAGGTCGTGGCTTTTGAAGCCGACAGTACGTCGCAGAGCCTGATGTTTGCGGCCAGTGCCTACAATTGGCCGACTCAGCCAACGACCGAGTTCGACAATACAACCAACGGCTCCTACAAGGGGATTCAGACCTACAATCAGATCGGGACGAATCTCCGGAAGCCGGGCTGGACGATCAGTCCCTACAAGTCCAAATCGATCACGGATCCCGAGATCTTCGATTTCTACAACAACCTGATCGATGGTGAGAACAGGGGCAATTGGAACGATTTTGACGCCTACAACATCAATCTCAGTCAGACGTTCATGGACAACAAGATCGGCATTGAGCTGGCTTACGATCATCAGGATTCCGACTGGGGCTACAAGAACTTCCTCGCCTGGGATGCGGCGGCCATCACCGTCGACATCATGGAGACGCTGATCGACGGTTCTCCCAATCCGAATGTCGGTCGACCGATGGTGATCGCGGGCGGTGGTTCGGCCGGAAGCGGCAAGACCAACCGCGTGCGGGATTCCTACCGCGGGACGGCCTTTGCCGAGGTGAACTTCCAGGATATCATGAATTCGGATACGGGCATGGCCAAACTCCTGGGTCGACACATCTTCACGGCGAGTCTTGCCCAGCAGGCCAACGAGACGGTCTCCACCAACTGGAACAACTGGTTTGTTGGAACGGGGTATGGACCGACCGCCAATTCTTCTGTCGGCCAGGCCTCCCGGGATGCCGTCACGGTCTCCTATCTGGGCGACAGAATCCCATCGAATGCCGCCAGCGCGAGCGGTCTCCATCTGCCGCGGATCACCGCGATTCAGGAGCCGGTCAGCGCGAATATCATGCAGTGGAATACGGATGCTGCGGATTTCATCAGCTACAGTGTACCGATTGTAAATCCCAACGACCCGAGCTACAACGACGACACCCGTCCCTACACCCAGGCCCGCAAGTACAAGGATGAGATCGATTCCACCACCCTGGTCTGGCAGGGTTGGTTCTTTGACGGATCGATCGTCCCGATGGTGGGCTGGCGCAAGGACAAGGCCAAGAGTTACGATGCCGGCTCGCCGAACAAGGTGGGTGGACTGGTGACGAATTTCGCCGACCCGAGCTTCCAGATTCCGAGTGAACCGAACAATACGGTGGAGGGTGACACGACGACCTGGAGCGTGGTGGGCCGTTTGCCCCGCGCGATGGTCGCCGATCTGCCCTACGGGCTCGACTTCAGTGTCTTCTACAGCGAGTCGTCGAACTTCCAGCCGGATGCGTCCCGCAAGGACATTGTCGGTCAGCCGGTTCCCTCGCCCAGTGGTGAGACTCAGGACTACGGTTTCACGGTTTCCGCCCTGCAGAACAGGGTTTCCCTCAAGGTCAACTGGTACAAGACCTCGGTGACCAATGCCACCCTTTCGGGTGAGCTGGGGAATTCCTACCTGATCGGTGCGGGTGAGGCCTGGAGCAACGTTCATGCGCAGCGCATCAACCGTGATATCAACGGACAAGGCTACGATTCGTGGGAGAACTTCGGCACCACGACGGATGGCAAGATCCTGCGCTGGGAGCCGGCCAACGCCGACCGGGTCGACCCGAGCCGGGGCTTTAATGGCGATCCCAACTCCCCGGACTATAATCCCTACACTCAGGCGGCAATCGACGCTCAGTACGCGGTGATGGTGGCTTCGGTAAAAGACTTCCTTGCCAAGGCCCCGTCTGCCGATTTCAAGCAGGCCTGGGGCATGACGGACTGGGATACAGGCGGTGGCAGCTGGAGCATGAATACGGTCGCCGTGACCGGTGACACCGTGTCCGAGGGCGTGGAATTCGAACTCACCGCCCAGCCGGTCAATGGCCTTCAGATCTCCATCAATGCCTCCAAGACCGATGCCAAGCGGGTGAAGATCGGCAAGGCCTATTCGGACTGGATCGAGCAGCGCTATCAGGACTACCAGGGTCCGATGGGCGACATGCGAATGTGGGGTGGTGGCAACTGGGCCCTCGACGTGGGTTCGGGCGGCACGCTCCTCGACAAGTTCAACAATGAGACCTATCCGGCCTACAAGCTGGCTCTGGCTCTGAACGACAGCAGTGTTCCGGAACTGCGGCCGTGGCGTTTCAACCTGGTCACCAACTACGGCTTCCAGGAAGGGCCTCTCAAGGGTGCCAATATCGGTCTCGGCTACCGCTGGGTGGATAAGAATGTCACCGGCTTCCCGCTCAATTCGACGGACGACGGGTATGATGTGAACAATCCCTATTACGGAAGTCCGGAAGACGCGTTCGATCTCTGGGCCGGTTATGGGTTCAACATCTTCTCCGACAAGGTGAAGATGAGGGTTCAGTTCAATGTCCGCAATGTGACCGGGGACGACAGTCTCGTTCCGGTGACGGTCCAGCCCGATGGGAGTCCGGCCGCCTACCGGATTGCCGAACCGCGGACCTTTACGCTGAACACCACGTTCGAGTTCTAG